The following proteins come from a genomic window of Corallococcus sp. NCRR:
- a CDS encoding cob(I)yrinic acid a,c-diamide adenosyltransferase produces the protein MKIYTKTGDAGETGLFGGGRVAKDDALVEAYGEVDELNATLGLARTFPLPADLEHFLQRIQDQLFTVGAVLATPPHTKAAAHIPELRPEWVEEMERHIDRYEEELPKMTHFILPGGSPAAAALHLSRTVCRRAERRVVTLLREDKAPPAVAMYLNRLSDLLFVVARLVNFRAGLPDVKWIPEKPTK, from the coding sequence ATGAAGATCTATACGAAGACCGGCGATGCGGGAGAGACGGGCCTCTTCGGCGGTGGCCGCGTGGCGAAGGACGACGCGCTCGTGGAGGCCTACGGCGAGGTGGACGAGCTCAACGCCACGCTGGGCCTTGCGCGCACGTTCCCGCTGCCGGCGGACCTGGAGCACTTCCTCCAGCGCATCCAGGACCAGCTCTTCACGGTGGGCGCGGTGCTGGCCACGCCGCCGCACACCAAGGCGGCGGCCCACATCCCGGAGCTGCGCCCGGAGTGGGTGGAGGAGATGGAGCGCCACATCGACCGCTACGAGGAGGAGCTGCCGAAGATGACGCACTTCATCCTCCCGGGCGGCTCGCCCGCGGCCGCGGCGCTGCACCTGTCCCGCACGGTGTGCCGCCGCGCCGAGCGCCGGGTGGTGACGCTGCTTCGCGAGGACAAGGCCCCGCCCGCGGTGGCCATGTACTTGAACCGCCTGTCGGACCTGCTCTTCGTGGTGGCCCGGCTGGTGAACTTCCGCGCCGGCCTGCCGGACGTGAAGTGGATCCCCGAGAAGCCGAC
- a CDS encoding dihydrofolate reductase, which yields MSPRVSAIVAMAANHVIGQGNTLPWRLPQDLARFKRLTLGHTLVMGRKTYDSIGRPLPGRTTVVLTHQRDWAAPQGVRVAHTVDEALALASGDSEVFIAGGADVYAQTQALWQRLYLTRIERDFPGDAFFPSVDPTGWRLVEEERHPEGDLPFGFFTYERQG from the coding sequence ATGAGCCCGCGCGTGTCCGCCATCGTCGCCATGGCGGCGAACCACGTCATCGGCCAGGGCAACACCCTGCCCTGGCGCCTGCCGCAGGACCTGGCGCGCTTCAAGCGCCTCACCCTGGGCCACACCCTGGTCATGGGTCGCAAGACGTACGACTCCATCGGCCGCCCCCTGCCCGGCCGCACCACGGTGGTCCTCACCCACCAGCGAGACTGGGCCGCGCCCCAAGGTGTCCGCGTGGCCCACACCGTGGACGAGGCGCTGGCGCTGGCGAGCGGCGACAGCGAGGTCTTCATCGCGGGCGGCGCGGACGTCTACGCGCAGACGCAAGCGCTGTGGCAGCGGCTCTACCTCACCCGCATCGAGCGGGACTTCCCCGGCGACGCCTTCTTCCCCTCCGTGGACCCGACTGGATGGAGGTTGGTGGAGGAGGAACGGCACCCCGAGGGCGACCTGCCCTTCGGTTTCTTCACCTACGAGCGTCAGGGCTAG
- a CDS encoding thymidylate synthase, translating to MRPYLSLMEHVLEHGTKKGDRTGTGTLSLFGHQLRFDLTQGFPLVTTKKLHLKSIIHELLWMLRGDSNVRSLQEVGVTIWDEWANADGSLGPVYGHQWRSWNTPDGGHVDQMRQLVDGLKKNPDSRRHLVSAWNVADVPAMKLPPCHVMFQFYVADGKLSCQLYQRSADIFLGLPFNIASYSLLTMMVAQATGLTAHEFIHTIGDAHLYLNHVEQAREQLTREPRPLPRMRLNPDVKDLFAFRYEDFTLEGYDPHPAIKAPVAV from the coding sequence ATGCGGCCATACCTGAGTCTGATGGAGCACGTCCTGGAGCACGGGACGAAGAAGGGCGACCGGACCGGCACGGGGACGCTGAGCCTCTTCGGCCATCAGCTCCGCTTCGACCTCACCCAGGGCTTCCCCCTGGTGACGACGAAGAAGCTCCACCTGAAGTCCATCATCCATGAACTCTTGTGGATGCTCCGGGGCGACTCGAACGTGCGCTCGCTCCAGGAGGTGGGGGTCACCATCTGGGACGAGTGGGCCAACGCGGACGGCAGCCTGGGCCCCGTGTACGGCCACCAGTGGCGCTCCTGGAACACGCCGGACGGCGGCCACGTGGACCAGATGCGGCAACTGGTGGACGGGCTGAAGAAGAACCCGGACTCGCGCCGGCACCTGGTGAGCGCGTGGAACGTGGCGGACGTGCCCGCCATGAAGCTGCCGCCCTGCCACGTGATGTTCCAGTTCTACGTGGCCGACGGAAAGCTCTCCTGCCAGCTCTATCAGCGCAGCGCGGACATCTTCCTGGGGCTGCCCTTCAACATCGCGTCGTACTCGCTGCTCACGATGATGGTGGCGCAGGCCACGGGCCTCACCGCGCACGAGTTCATCCACACGATTGGCGACGCGCACCTGTACCTGAACCACGTGGAGCAGGCCCGGGAGCAGCTGACGCGCGAACCTCGCCCCCTGCCGCGCATGCGCCTGAACCCGGACGTGAAGGACCTGTTCGCCTTCCGCTACGAGGACTTCACGCTGGAAGGCTACGACCCGCACCCCGCCATCAAGGCGCCCGTGGCCGTATGA